A genome region from Thalassotalea euphylliae includes the following:
- a CDS encoding methyl-accepting chemotaxis protein, producing the protein MKLKNKLIITFLLIAILPSLIIGITSTYVASQSIEQQAFAQLTAVRDIKTAQVTSYFNERKGDIEVLARSVSKLLSSSQLTLAEAAHQHHDYFSGFIQSYGYYDFFLVDKNGDVFYSVTKEADYQSNLLSGPYASSGLGKTFNKSINHQAFAMEDFSRYAPSNNEPASFISLAVQINGESVVIALQLSIDSINQIMQQRSGMGETGETYLVGSDLLMRSDSYLDPQGHSVIASFAGNVSNNGVDTKAAKLAIAGNSGTQEIIDYNGNPVLSAYTPLDIHGIRWALLSEIDVAEAFAAIDELYFTISLVILVCVLVVIATAIYVAKTVTKPLGGEPNDMVDIANTIADGDLTIEFEQGDSASGVYLAMNKMSLRLQAMISEIVDDSNSLASSSEECSVASLQASNNLAEQQKKIEQLATAIQQMSASISEVANNASQVATSVHNAQQQSGNSNQQLQHTITDINQLDQEIGEAHNVILALEQESHNISAVLEVIRGIAEQTNLLALNAAIEAARAGEQGRGFAVVADEVRTLAEKTQESTKSIEEMISNLQSSSQQAVKVMATSHTTADNTLNNANLTGEAINTIHQEIDNILQMSELIASAVEQQAGVCEEINQNITVINDVAYENSASANQVTAASQSISEVAAQLNQLSLQFKV; encoded by the coding sequence ATGAAGTTAAAAAACAAACTTATCATTACCTTCTTACTTATAGCAATACTACCGTCACTGATTATAGGTATTACTTCTACTTACGTCGCTAGCCAGTCAATTGAACAACAAGCGTTTGCTCAGCTAACTGCCGTTAGAGATATCAAAACCGCTCAAGTCACTAGCTATTTCAATGAACGTAAGGGGGATATTGAAGTACTGGCACGAAGTGTCAGTAAGTTATTATCGTCTTCCCAATTAACCTTGGCGGAAGCCGCGCATCAGCATCACGATTACTTTTCAGGCTTCATTCAATCTTATGGCTATTACGACTTTTTTCTTGTCGATAAAAATGGTGATGTGTTTTATAGCGTCACTAAAGAGGCTGACTATCAATCTAATTTGCTCTCTGGGCCTTATGCTAGTTCAGGTCTAGGAAAGACATTTAATAAGAGCATAAATCACCAAGCATTCGCGATGGAAGATTTTAGCCGCTATGCCCCTAGTAATAATGAACCAGCCAGCTTTATTAGCTTAGCAGTTCAAATTAACGGCGAATCGGTTGTCATTGCCTTGCAGCTGTCAATCGACAGTATTAACCAAATTATGCAACAACGCTCTGGTATGGGGGAGACTGGGGAAACTTATCTAGTGGGCAGTGATCTTCTGATGCGCTCAGACTCCTACCTAGATCCACAAGGGCATTCGGTGATAGCTTCTTTTGCTGGAAATGTCAGTAATAACGGCGTTGATACCAAAGCCGCTAAACTTGCCATTGCTGGTAATAGTGGCACACAAGAGATTATTGATTACAACGGTAATCCGGTGCTTTCTGCATATACACCACTTGATATTCACGGTATTCGTTGGGCGCTACTTTCTGAAATAGATGTGGCTGAGGCATTTGCAGCAATAGACGAGCTTTATTTTACTATCTCATTGGTGATTTTGGTCTGTGTGCTAGTGGTGATCGCTACCGCAATTTATGTGGCAAAAACGGTGACGAAACCATTAGGAGGAGAGCCAAATGATATGGTCGATATTGCCAACACCATAGCAGATGGCGATTTAACGATTGAATTTGAGCAAGGTGATTCTGCAAGCGGTGTTTATTTGGCAATGAATAAAATGTCTCTGCGTTTACAGGCTATGATCAGCGAGATCGTTGATGATAGTAATAGTTTGGCAAGCTCTTCTGAGGAGTGCAGCGTTGCCAGCTTGCAAGCATCAAATAACCTTGCTGAGCAACAAAAGAAAATTGAGCAGTTAGCAACCGCTATTCAGCAAATGTCAGCGAGTATTAGTGAAGTTGCTAACAATGCGTCACAAGTGGCGACATCGGTGCACAATGCTCAGCAGCAGTCGGGTAACTCAAATCAACAGTTACAACATACCATTACAGACATTAACCAGTTAGATCAGGAAATTGGTGAAGCTCACAATGTTATTCTTGCCTTAGAGCAGGAGTCTCATAATATCAGTGCGGTACTAGAAGTTATTCGTGGTATAGCAGAGCAAACTAACTTGTTGGCTTTGAATGCTGCGATAGAGGCTGCGCGGGCGGGAGAGCAAGGTCGTGGCTTTGCTGTTGTTGCTGATGAAGTACGTACCCTGGCCGAGAAAACGCAAGAGTCGACCAAAAGCATTGAAGAGATGATCAGTAATCTACAATCATCTTCACAGCAGGCGGTAAAAGTGATGGCGACAAGCCATACAACTGCTGACAACACGCTCAATAATGCGAACTTAACGGGCGAAGCGATTAATACTATTCATCAAGAAATTGACAATATTTTGCAGATGTCGGAACTAATCGCCAGCGCTGTTGAGCAACAGGCTGGCGTTTGTGAAGAGATTAACCAGAATATAACGGTGATTAATGACGTTGCTTATGAAAACTCGGCAAGTGCTAATCAAGTCACCGCGGCTAGCCAGAGTATTAGCGAAGTAGCAGCACAGCTAAATCAATTAAGTTTACAGTTTAAAGTTTAG
- a CDS encoding DUF481 domain-containing protein codes for MRNNLVAIALCSVGFSAATCAQEQPKAPEHEYKASAELGFLFKTGNSKSGDIKTAFDFEHKYDKWTSLLKANLLYRKTEVDVVDDQGNPDEDFETSDQKLNINAQTNYAMEADGKNYMYGSVGYIDDRFSSFDYQATVSAGWGKKWYETEKSSLFADIGPGFKRDRLRVTDTQAAENEDAFIVQAQALYTRSINEHVEFKQILRASQAFGSDENNVYRAETSITTKLIETLAMKFSFIVDHNTEVDEGKDKTDTETAITLVYSF; via the coding sequence ATGAGAAATAACTTAGTTGCGATTGCATTGTGCAGTGTTGGATTTTCCGCTGCTACATGCGCACAAGAGCAACCTAAAGCCCCTGAACATGAATACAAAGCGTCTGCTGAATTAGGTTTTTTATTTAAAACCGGTAACAGTAAAAGTGGCGATATTAAAACCGCATTTGACTTCGAGCACAAATACGACAAATGGACAAGCTTACTAAAAGCTAATCTTTTATATCGTAAGACAGAAGTTGATGTAGTTGATGATCAGGGCAACCCCGATGAAGACTTTGAAACGAGTGATCAAAAGCTGAACATCAACGCACAAACCAATTACGCAATGGAGGCCGACGGTAAAAACTACATGTACGGCAGTGTTGGTTATATTGACGATCGCTTCAGTAGCTTTGATTACCAGGCAACAGTCTCTGCTGGTTGGGGTAAAAAGTGGTATGAAACAGAGAAGTCTTCATTGTTTGCCGATATTGGTCCAGGTTTTAAGCGCGATCGCTTAAGAGTAACAGACACACAAGCAGCTGAGAATGAAGATGCCTTTATTGTACAGGCTCAAGCCTTATACACACGTAGCATTAATGAACATGTAGAGTTTAAGCAAATTTTACGTGCTTCACAGGCCTTTGGCAGCGATGAAAACAATGTCTACCGCGCTGAAACTTCAATCACTACCAAACTGATTGAAACATTAGCCATGAAGTTTTCGTTTATTGTCGACCACAACACTGAAGTTGACGAAGGTAAAGACAAAACAGATACAGAAACCGCTATTACCTTAGTATACAGTTTCTAA
- a CDS encoding mechanosensitive ion channel family protein produces MESITNWITNNQELMISFGIKLVVAIIILIVGKLVARLVSKGVSKILEHKSVDQAVISFVASLVYGIGIAIVFIIAISHLGFNTSSLVAIVGAAGLAVGLALQGSLSNFASGVLLISFRPFKAGDFVEVGGVAGIVEEILIFSTKLRTGDNKTVIIPNGAITSGTITNYSTKPTRRIDLVIGVSYDANLAEARQVMADVVAADERVLKDPAVTIGVSELADSAVNIVVRPWVKSADYWPTYFDLMENIKVALDKAEIEIPYPQVSLHMNKENENEK; encoded by the coding sequence ATGGAAAGTATCACTAACTGGATCACTAATAATCAAGAACTAATGATCAGTTTTGGCATTAAACTCGTTGTTGCCATCATCATTCTAATCGTCGGTAAACTCGTTGCCCGCCTTGTGAGCAAAGGGGTTAGTAAAATCCTTGAACATAAATCGGTTGACCAAGCGGTTATTTCGTTTGTTGCTAGCCTTGTTTATGGCATCGGCATCGCGATTGTCTTTATCATCGCCATTTCACACCTAGGTTTTAATACTTCATCACTTGTTGCTATTGTCGGTGCTGCCGGTTTAGCAGTGGGTCTAGCGTTGCAAGGTTCATTATCAAATTTCGCATCAGGTGTATTGTTGATTAGCTTTAGACCATTTAAAGCAGGTGATTTTGTTGAAGTGGGCGGCGTTGCAGGCATTGTTGAGGAAATACTGATTTTCTCCACCAAATTAAGAACCGGTGACAACAAAACCGTGATCATCCCTAACGGTGCGATTACCAGCGGTACTATTACTAACTATTCAACAAAACCGACACGTCGAATTGATCTAGTGATTGGTGTAAGCTACGACGCAAATTTAGCTGAGGCACGACAAGTAATGGCAGATGTAGTAGCTGCCGATGAACGCGTACTTAAAGACCCAGCTGTGACCATTGGTGTATCCGAGCTTGCCGATAGCGCGGTGAACATTGTAGTGCGCCCTTGGGTAAAATCAGCCGATTACTGGCCAACTTATTTTGACTTGATGGAGAATATCAAAGTTGCTTTAGATAAAGCAGAGATTGAGATTCCGTACCCTCAAGTATCCTTACATATGAACAAAGAGAACGAAAATGAGAAATAA
- a CDS encoding fructose bisphosphate aldolase has translation MSEIKRSAEQNAMLTKVNSQSGFIAALDQSGGSTPKALKLYGVEENEYSNDEQMFDMVHQMRTRIITNSAFTGERVLGAILFENTLDRSIEGMPSAQYLWQEKNVVPFLKVDKGLADEAQDVQVMKPMPELDALLDKAVAQNVFGTKMRSVIKMANADGIAAIVEQQFAVAKQIIAKGLVPIIEPEVDINSPQKAEAEALLRDELIKHLNALADDELVMLKLTLPSAANFYADCVAHKNVVKVVALSGGYSREEANQKVSENAGMIASFSRALTEGLSAKHSDEDFTKQLDQGIESIYQASIA, from the coding sequence ATGTCTGAAATTAAGCGTTCAGCCGAACAAAACGCTATGTTAACTAAAGTAAACTCTCAGTCAGGTTTTATTGCCGCACTTGACCAAAGTGGTGGTAGCACGCCAAAAGCGTTGAAGCTTTATGGTGTTGAAGAAAACGAGTACAGCAATGATGAGCAAATGTTTGATATGGTGCACCAAATGCGCACTCGTATCATCACTAATTCAGCATTCACCGGTGAGCGTGTGTTAGGTGCGATTTTATTTGAAAATACCCTAGACCGTAGCATCGAAGGTATGCCTAGTGCTCAATATTTATGGCAAGAAAAAAACGTTGTGCCATTTTTGAAAGTTGATAAAGGTTTGGCTGACGAAGCACAAGACGTGCAAGTGATGAAACCAATGCCAGAGCTTGATGCGCTATTAGACAAAGCTGTTGCACAAAATGTTTTCGGTACGAAAATGCGCTCTGTGATCAAAATGGCTAACGCTGATGGCATCGCTGCTATTGTTGAACAGCAATTTGCCGTTGCTAAGCAAATTATCGCGAAAGGTTTAGTACCAATTATCGAACCAGAAGTTGATATTAACAGCCCACAAAAAGCGGAAGCGGAAGCGCTATTGCGTGATGAGCTAATCAAGCATCTAAATGCACTAGCGGATGATGAGCTTGTGATGTTAAAACTCACCCTACCTTCAGCGGCTAACTTCTACGCTGACTGTGTTGCCCACAAAAACGTTGTTAAAGTTGTTGCCTTAAGTGGTGGTTACTCTCGCGAAGAAGCAAACCAAAAAGTGAGCGAAAATGCAGGCATGATCGCTAGCTTCTCTCGTGCATTAACAGAAGGTTTAAGCGCCAAGCATTCAGACGAAGATTTCACAAAGCAATTAGATCAAGGTATTGAAAGTATCTATCAAGCATCAATTGCGTAA
- a CDS encoding phosphoglycerate kinase, translating to MSVIKMSELSLKDQRVLIREDLNVPVKNGKITSDARLKAALPTLKLALDAGAKVMVMSHLGRPTEGEYDETFSLQPVVDYLAAALERPVRLVKDYLNGVAVEAGELVVFENIRFNVGEKKNDDALAQKLAALCDVYVMDAFGTAHRAQASTHGVAKFAPVACAGPLLAGELEALGKALDNPARPLVAIVGGSKVSTKLTVLDSLSKVVDQLVVGGGIANTFIAAAGHQVGKSLVENDLIDEAKRLTADAQANNGDIPVPTDVVVGSEFSETAKATLKSVTDVADTDMIFDIGPDSATALAELLKSAGTIVWNGPVGVFEFDQFGEGTKTIANAIAESDAFSIAGGGDTLAAVDKYNIADKVSYISTGGGAFLEFLEGKKLPAVAILEERAKS from the coding sequence ATGTCAGTCATCAAAATGAGTGAATTATCGCTGAAAGATCAACGCGTACTTATTCGTGAAGATCTCAATGTACCAGTCAAGAACGGCAAGATTACTTCTGATGCCCGTCTTAAAGCTGCCCTGCCAACATTAAAACTGGCGCTAGATGCTGGTGCGAAGGTGATGGTGATGTCTCACTTAGGTCGCCCAACTGAAGGCGAATACGATGAAACCTTTTCACTACAACCGGTTGTTGATTACCTAGCCGCAGCGCTTGAGCGCCCTGTTCGTCTGGTGAAGGACTACTTAAATGGCGTAGCAGTAGAAGCTGGTGAGCTAGTCGTATTTGAAAATATTCGCTTTAATGTAGGCGAAAAGAAAAACGACGATGCACTGGCGCAAAAATTAGCAGCATTATGTGATGTTTATGTGATGGATGCTTTTGGCACAGCACACCGCGCTCAAGCCAGTACGCATGGTGTCGCTAAGTTTGCGCCAGTTGCTTGTGCTGGCCCATTACTAGCCGGTGAATTAGAGGCACTAGGTAAAGCATTAGACAACCCTGCCCGTCCGCTAGTCGCTATTGTTGGTGGTTCAAAAGTATCAACCAAACTAACAGTATTAGATTCACTTTCTAAAGTTGTTGACCAATTAGTTGTCGGCGGTGGCATTGCTAATACCTTTATTGCAGCTGCTGGTCACCAAGTGGGTAAATCACTGGTTGAGAATGATTTGATTGATGAAGCTAAACGCTTAACCGCAGACGCTCAAGCGAATAATGGTGATATTCCAGTACCAACTGACGTGGTTGTTGGCAGCGAGTTCTCAGAAACTGCAAAAGCAACATTAAAATCGGTTACGGATGTCGCTGATACTGATATGATCTTCGATATTGGCCCTGATTCAGCAACAGCGTTAGCAGAACTATTAAAGTCAGCAGGCACGATTGTCTGGAATGGCCCTGTTGGTGTATTTGAATTTGACCAGTTCGGTGAAGGCACTAAAACTATTGCCAATGCGATTGCAGAAAGTGATGCATTCTCAATTGCTGGTGGTGGCGACACACTAGCGGCAGTTGATAAGTATAATATTGCAGACAAAGTATCCTATATTTCTACAGGTGGCGGCGCATTTTTAGAATTCCTTGAAGGGAAGAAATTACCTGCTGTTGCCATATTAGAAGAGCGCGCGAAGAGTTAA
- the epd gene encoding erythrose-4-phosphate dehydrogenase, with the protein MPINIAINGFGRIGRSVARALFETGRQLQLNLVAINELADAKGIAHLFKYDTTHGRFPFAVNYEQDNLIVAGSKVAISHEADLDKLPWQKEQVDIVLDCTGKFASQADGQQHIAQGAKKVLYSHPASHDIDQTIIYGINHQQLTAADNVVSNGSCTTNCIVPVIKVLDDKFGVESGAITTIHSSMHDQQVIDAYHSDLRRTRAASQSIIPVDTKLALGIERILPELKGRFEAIAVRVPTINVTAMDLSVTVNSDVSIDDINQAIMAAQQNGLAGILGYTEEPLVSVDFNHDPHSCIVDGTQTRVSHKRLVKMLVWCDNEWGFANRMLDTASEMAKFIK; encoded by the coding sequence ATGCCAATTAATATTGCGATTAATGGTTTTGGCCGCATTGGCCGAAGCGTCGCACGCGCCTTGTTTGAAACAGGCCGCCAATTACAACTTAATCTCGTTGCCATCAATGAACTAGCCGATGCCAAAGGCATTGCCCATCTATTTAAATACGACACCACTCATGGCCGCTTCCCGTTTGCCGTCAATTATGAGCAAGACAATTTAATTGTTGCAGGTAGCAAAGTTGCCATTAGCCATGAAGCTGACTTAGACAAGTTGCCATGGCAAAAAGAGCAAGTGGATATTGTGTTAGATTGTACAGGCAAATTTGCTAGCCAAGCTGATGGCCAACAGCATATTGCGCAAGGTGCCAAAAAGGTACTTTACTCACACCCAGCTAGCCACGATATCGATCAAACCATTATCTATGGCATTAACCATCAGCAATTAACTGCTGCTGATAATGTCGTATCCAATGGTTCGTGCACCACAAATTGTATTGTGCCCGTGATTAAAGTGCTGGATGACAAGTTTGGCGTTGAAAGTGGTGCTATTACTACCATCCACTCATCAATGCATGATCAGCAGGTGATTGACGCTTATCACAGTGACTTGCGTCGAACGCGTGCCGCCAGCCAGTCGATAATTCCAGTGGATACTAAGTTAGCCTTAGGTATTGAGCGTATTCTGCCAGAGCTAAAAGGTCGCTTTGAAGCGATTGCCGTGCGAGTACCAACCATCAATGTTACCGCGATGGATTTGAGCGTCACGGTTAACAGCGACGTCAGTATTGACGATATCAACCAAGCAATTATGGCAGCGCAGCAAAATGGCTTAGCTGGCATTTTGGGTTATACCGAAGAGCCACTCGTTTCCGTTGATTTTAATCACGATCCACACTCGTGCATTGTCGATGGTACGCAAACTCGTGTCAGCCATAAGCGCTTAGTAAAAATGCTCGTTTGGTGTGACAACGAGTGGGGCTTTGCTAACCGCATGCTCGATACCGCCAGTGAAATGGCAAAATTTATAAAATAA
- the tkt gene encoding transketolase, with protein MPSRQQLANAIRALSMDAVQKAKSGHPGAPMGMADIAEVLWRDFLKHNPADPNWADRDRFVLSNGHGSMLIYSLLHLTGYDLPMSELENFRQLHSKTPGHPEYGYTPGVETTTGPLGAGISNAVGMAIAEKTLAAQFNREGHNIVDHFTYCFLGDGCLMEGISHEACSLAGTLGLGKLIAFWDDNGISIDGHVDGWFTEDIPARFESYGWHVIRDIDGHDSVAVANAIEAAQAETGKPTMICCKTIIGFGSPNKSGSHDCHGAPLGDDEIAAAREFLNWPHAPFEIPKNIADAWNQTEKGTGAQASWNDKFAAYQAAHPELAAEYERRVLKGELPAEFEEKANAFIKECQEKSENIASRKASQNAIEAFGALLPELIGGSADLAGSNLTLWSGSKGIQDDPAGNYIFYGVREFGMSGIMNGISLHGGFINYGATFMMFMEYARNAVRMSALMGIQNIFVYTHDSIGQGEDGPTHQPIEQLTNLRTTPNMVTWRPADATEAATAWKHAVIRQDGPTSLVFSRQGLPALARSASQVADIERGGYILKDSVGVPEAILIATGSEVGLAMAAAEQLGDSVRVVSMPSTNVFDAQDSDYKESVLPSAVTKRVAIEAAHTDFWYKYVGFAGGVVGMTTFGESAPGGDLFKHFGFTVENVVKTVNSL; from the coding sequence ATGCCATCGCGTCAACAACTGGCCAATGCAATTCGTGCGTTAAGTATGGATGCCGTTCAAAAAGCTAAATCAGGACATCCAGGTGCCCCAATGGGCATGGCAGATATCGCAGAGGTTCTCTGGCGTGATTTTCTAAAGCATAACCCAGCTGATCCAAACTGGGCAGATCGTGACCGTTTCGTATTGTCAAACGGCCATGGCTCAATGCTAATCTACTCACTACTACATTTAACTGGCTACGACTTACCTATGTCTGAGCTAGAAAACTTCCGCCAGCTTCATTCAAAAACACCAGGTCACCCTGAATACGGTTACACGCCGGGCGTTGAAACAACTACAGGCCCATTAGGCGCAGGTATCTCAAATGCCGTCGGTATGGCGATTGCAGAAAAAACCTTAGCGGCACAGTTTAACCGTGAAGGTCATAACATTGTTGATCACTTCACTTACTGTTTCTTAGGTGATGGCTGTTTAATGGAAGGTATTTCTCATGAAGCTTGTTCATTAGCTGGTACCTTAGGTTTAGGCAAGCTAATCGCATTTTGGGATGACAACGGTATTTCAATTGATGGTCATGTTGATGGCTGGTTCACTGAAGATATTCCTGCTCGTTTCGAGTCATACGGCTGGCATGTAATTCGCGATATCGATGGCCACGACTCTGTAGCCGTTGCAAACGCTATTGAAGCGGCGCAAGCTGAAACAGGCAAGCCAACTATGATTTGCTGTAAAACCATTATCGGTTTTGGTTCACCAAATAAATCAGGTAGCCACGACTGTCACGGTGCACCGTTAGGTGATGATGAAATTGCTGCAGCACGTGAATTCTTAAACTGGCCACATGCGCCATTTGAAATTCCAAAAAATATTGCTGATGCTTGGAATCAAACAGAAAAAGGTACTGGCGCACAAGCAAGCTGGAATGACAAATTTGCCGCTTACCAAGCAGCTCATCCTGAGTTAGCAGCGGAGTACGAACGCCGCGTGTTAAAAGGTGAACTACCTGCTGAGTTTGAAGAAAAAGCCAATGCATTTATCAAAGAATGTCAGGAAAAATCTGAGAACATTGCTTCGCGTAAAGCATCACAAAATGCTATTGAAGCCTTTGGTGCCTTATTACCTGAATTAATTGGTGGCTCTGCTGATTTAGCAGGCTCTAACTTAACCTTATGGTCTGGTTCAAAAGGCATTCAAGACGACCCTGCTGGCAACTACATTTTTTACGGTGTACGTGAATTTGGCATGAGCGGCATTATGAATGGTATTTCATTGCACGGTGGTTTTATTAACTACGGCGCAACCTTCATGATGTTTATGGAATATGCACGTAACGCAGTACGTATGTCAGCGTTAATGGGTATTCAAAATATTTTCGTCTACACCCATGACTCAATTGGCCAAGGTGAAGATGGACCAACGCACCAACCTATCGAGCAGTTAACCAACTTACGTACGACACCAAACATGGTTACCTGGCGCCCAGCTGATGCTACCGAAGCTGCGACTGCTTGGAAGCATGCGGTCATTCGTCAAGATGGCCCAACGTCATTAGTATTCTCTCGCCAAGGTTTACCAGCATTAGCACGCTCAGCGTCACAAGTAGCTGATATCGAGCGTGGTGGTTACATCTTAAAAGACAGTGTTGGCGTACCTGAAGCTATCTTAATTGCGACTGGCTCTGAAGTTGGTCTAGCGATGGCTGCTGCTGAGCAGTTAGGTGACAGCGTTCGTGTTGTTTCTATGCCATCTACCAATGTGTTCGATGCACAAGATAGCGATTACAAAGAAAGCGTATTGCCAAGTGCCGTGACTAAACGTGTTGCCATTGAAGCAGCACACACAGATTTTTGGTACAAGTATGTAGGCTTCGCTGGTGGTGTTGTTGGTATGACAACATTCGGTGAGTCTGCACCGGGCGGTGATTTATTCAAACACTTCGGCTTCACGGTTGAGAATGTTGTTAAAACCGTAAATAGCTTATAA
- a CDS encoding 2-hydroxyacid dehydrogenase gives MSIAIAISNRSAKTLINALKKHLPGVEVKNWHEYQAHSDVEFGVCWQQPAQLWSHLPKLKVVSSLGAGVDGLIYDDKRPQTLNISRIVDPSLSEQMADFVLMSILNHQRNMAAYWQAQQARDWIFKRRKQDNKVTILGAGEIGLVVARKLHLNGYQVSTWSQTLKSANYIAQSFVGENQLVDSVKRAHFVVSILPATSQTNDLIDERVFCAMPKDGYFINVGRGNAVDEQALIKALEGNVIAGAALDVFKQEPLPSHHPFWDLPQLTVTPHVSAITDQQQVVEQIAENYQRFVQNKALINQVDVNKGY, from the coding sequence ATGTCGATAGCAATCGCTATTTCAAATCGCAGTGCGAAAACATTGATAAACGCGCTGAAAAAACATCTACCAGGTGTAGAAGTAAAAAATTGGCATGAGTATCAAGCTCATAGTGACGTTGAGTTTGGCGTTTGCTGGCAACAACCAGCACAACTTTGGAGCCATTTACCTAAACTAAAAGTGGTATCGTCATTGGGCGCCGGTGTAGACGGACTTATTTATGATGATAAGCGGCCGCAGACCCTCAACATTAGCCGAATTGTTGACCCAAGCTTATCTGAGCAGATGGCTGACTTTGTGCTAATGAGCATTCTCAATCATCAGCGCAATATGGCAGCTTATTGGCAAGCTCAACAGGCACGAGACTGGATATTCAAGCGCCGTAAACAAGATAACAAAGTCACCATTTTAGGGGCTGGTGAAATAGGTTTAGTGGTTGCACGTAAACTCCACCTAAACGGCTACCAGGTCAGCACTTGGAGTCAGACACTCAAATCCGCTAACTATATTGCGCAAAGCTTTGTAGGGGAAAACCAGCTTGTTGACAGTGTGAAACGGGCCCACTTTGTCGTGTCTATACTACCGGCGACTAGTCAAACTAATGATCTGATTGATGAGCGCGTTTTCTGTGCAATGCCTAAAGACGGATATTTTATTAACGTTGGCAGAGGTAATGCAGTGGATGAACAAGCGCTTATTAAAGCGTTAGAAGGCAACGTGATTGCAGGTGCTGCGCTTGATGTATTTAAACAAGAACCGTTACCTAGCCATCATCCATTCTGGGACCTGCCTCAATTAACGGTAACCCCTCATGTTTCAGCTATTACGGATCAGCAACAAGTGGTTGAGCAAATAGCTGAAAATTACCAACGTTTTGTTCAAAATAAAGCGCTTATTAATCAAGTCGATGTTAATAAAGGCTATTAA
- a CDS encoding flagella assembly protein FlgT — translation MRILALFTSILISFVSSAQWYESQGSAYILNNDRETARTEAMENALKKALLVAGASVSSAQRVINGLLTQDELSIRASGTVNSIELIDESYQGDMLKVTIRADIFPQEQQCFAADFKKSMLVTKAQLLHREQANIGKIYNLDKKLVARFADKLGEKSRYIDIKLANKSSIPFSRYNRSFDQEKIKYLAVELGQRFDTQFVLFTEVIDVSFDGEVLNQWQFWQEDNFDRHFDTAFYIYSTDNGELLWDSHYQNKAPWTFGKRESIDLNGQSFWQSAYGRMLDRTLDDALLDIDESLMCQQTRARIVRVEGNEVIVNVGKRQGVKLGDKFSLLHLNSFTSDQGKMYTGYNVSNHMVTVSEVFQDSAVAKTTNQNLLGNIQINDLAVKQDP, via the coding sequence ATGCGAATTTTAGCATTATTCACATCAATATTAATTTCATTTGTGAGCTCTGCTCAGTGGTATGAATCACAAGGCAGTGCATACATCTTAAATAATGATCGCGAGACTGCGCGAACAGAAGCAATGGAAAACGCATTAAAAAAAGCATTACTTGTTGCCGGCGCCTCAGTGAGCAGCGCACAGCGGGTTATCAACGGTTTGCTTACTCAAGACGAACTAAGTATTCGCGCTAGTGGCACAGTGAATTCAATTGAATTAATCGATGAAAGCTACCAAGGAGACATGCTTAAAGTAACGATTCGCGCAGATATCTTTCCACAAGAGCAGCAATGCTTTGCCGCCGATTTCAAAAAGTCGATGCTAGTAACTAAAGCTCAACTGCTTCATCGTGAACAAGCGAATATTGGCAAAATTTATAATTTAGACAAGAAATTAGTTGCTCGCTTTGCTGACAAGCTTGGTGAGAAAAGTCGCTACATTGATATTAAACTAGCCAACAAAAGTAGCATCCCTTTTAGTCGCTATAACCGTAGCTTTGACCAAGAAAAAATCAAATACTTAGCAGTTGAGTTAGGTCAACGCTTTGACACACAGTTTGTTCTCTTTACTGAGGTTATCGACGTATCGTTTGATGGAGAAGTGCTAAACCAATGGCAGTTCTGGCAGGAGGATAATTTCGATCGTCACTTTGATACCGCCTTCTATATATATAGTACTGATAATGGTGAACTATTATGGGATAGCCATTACCAGAATAAAGCTCCTTGGACTTTTGGTAAGCGAGAATCGATCGACCTAAACGGCCAATCGTTTTGGCAAAGCGCCTACGGCCGTATGCTTGATCGCACACTTGATGACGCCTTACTCGATATTGATGAAAGCCTAATGTGCCAGCAAACAAGGGCAAGAATTGTCAGAGTTGAAGGTAATGAAGTTATTGTTAATGTGGGTAAACGCCAAGGCGTTAAGTTAGGCGATAAATTTTCCTTGCTACATTTAAATAGTTTCACAAGCGATCAAGGAAAAATGTACACAGGGTATAATGTAAGTAACCACATGGTGACGGTAAGCGAAGTATTTCAAGATAGCGCTGTCGCAAAAACCACTAATCAAAACTTGCTTGGCAATATTCAAATCAATGATCTCGCCGTGAAACAAGATCCCTAA